The window ATGCTATTTAGATGTTAATGTCTTGTTGGTAGAAGCTTATCCAGTAAGCTTATATACTTACATGACTAGGAGGGATGTGTTTTCCACTGAGAAGATCCAAAAGGACAGTTCCAAAGCTGAAGGTGACACTTTCGGGAGTCACTCTTCCTAAAACAAACACATAATTTAGTaccattgaaaaaaaaataaaataatgtgaGCTAAAATAGTAGTCATCAAGTTAGCAAGGAAGAAAAGCGCTTCAACATATACAAACAAATTAAGGAGTGTATTATCAACCACTTATATTTTCCACGTCAAGAAGAAAAAATTCAATCAACCAAAATTATGAAGCATGAAATACTTGTAGTGAAACAATCAAAATTATTTCACTCACTGATTACTTAATgagcagattttttttttttccatacaTAAATTGACTCATGTTTGATAAATCAAAAATTCACTTAATTGAATAAGTTAAGCACTTACTTTTTTTTCAAGTCCATTtgataattgtaattttttaaccacttaaattattcatttaagttaaaaatcacttattttgataagtcaaaatatttaactttttttgaaagcagtcaaaatatttaacttaaaatttcaacattattaattaatatttttctattaagtacttgtttttttgaatttattgaACAGTTAcatcatttaatactttcagtacttatttttttagcactcaattttcagttttatcaaacagcacacTAATGAGGCAAGGAAACTTCCACTCAATCTTACCACAGCATAATCAGGAGAAATGCTCGGACACCAGCATTAATTAGTATAACCATTATCACTTTAGTTATTACTCCTTAGTGAAAAGAGTACTGCAAATATCCAACCCATACTGTTACTAAGAGCATCAAAATTGGCCCAAATCATTGTAAAACCAATTATTACCATCAGCAAAAACACATTGAAATCCTTCTCATGGTATTTTTCTACCAGGAGACATGCAATATAGCATTTTTCTACAAATGAATGATAGGAAAGAACAATAAAACACAATAAGGTTCAGAAAGTTTCACACACGAGAAAATGGAGTTACACAAACCTTTCATGACGTGATATAGGGTAAATGACCTTTATACATATCTATTCTAAAATCTGTTAGGGCTGCAGAGATGCTGGGAATGAGAAGCAGAGAAGTGAAATTGCAGTGAATGCCTTCGTTTGGGTACCAAGAATATGTAGGTTAAAGAACAGAGTGGAAAGATATCTCAAATTAGAATTCAAGGTGGGTAGTTAACtgacaaataaaaaatcatttctTAAGCACTTAGAGCATCTATAAGGGTTTGATAAAGTATAAACAAACAAAAGTTTACTACCTCGTTCATTTCTTAATTATTAAGATTCTCTGAGGTCGTCACAGTGATAGTTGATGCTCTTCTGTTCAGGTATATGTGTGTGATTGATAATTTTACTTTTCCAAATTATTGTCCTGGTGGATTTCATTCATCAATAGTTAAGTCATTCAAACAACGAAACAGAAATTGTTTcaacaaatcaaattaatgtATCTTAACTTTAACTATTAATACAGCTgtcacattaaaaaaaaaatcggcaAATCATGAATGAGTTTACtataaaataaaggaaataccATTTCGTAGATACTCCGGAGGTGTATAAGCAAGATTTGTGCTGTAACTTTTTCCATCCCTACTATTTTTCATCAAGCCAAAACATGAAAGACGAGGATCCCCATTCTGTCAAAACCATCCACTAAATTACACTTTGCACTCTTATAAATCCTAAAGGATCCTCAAACAAAAATATCTCAAGGTGCAATACCTCGTCAAAAAGAACCCTATAAGCATTTAAATCGTGGTACAAAGGACGGCCTTCAGAACGACAATATTCTAAAGCTTCAGCAATATATAGAGCTACTCTTAAACGCATGGCCCACTCAATAGTTTGATTCTCCCCTGTCAAGCAAGTTAAGTAATTTCTATTCAGAGTTGCAAAATTAAAACTGTGGAAATAAACGGTAAACAAATTTCGCTCTGAGGGGAACAAACTATCATTCAAATGGGCATACAAAAGGCCAATACAATTACAAAAAATGCACAATACAATGGTGGCAATCTATGTTACACGGACATGGACATGGACATGGGAACGTTATTTCTAAACATAACCTTCATAAGATAGCATATATACGAAAATGGACACGGACACGAAAAGCAAAAGCGCTACTCACTATGATGAGTGTCTGTGCAACATATTATATTATTGATAAAACATCTTCATAAGCTGCAGCTAAGTTCAGTTGTATACCTAAAAGCTATTAAGATTCTAGTTCTCTAACATTGTTCTATTTGCCTAGCTAATGACAATCTTAAAGTTTAATCTACAATAGGCAGTATTAAAAACAGATCAGAAATCAAttataaatcaaaattaagagCCTGCAATGCAAAGACATACAGTGGAATAAATGTTTGGCAAGAGTATCATTTGGCATAAACTCTGCCACCAGAAGCCTTTCATCCCCATCGCAGCAGTATCCAATCAAGTTAGCAAGCCTTTTGTGCCTCAACTTGCCAACACCCCACGCCTCATCCTTCAATAAATTATTCAGCAGAAGAAACAGCATTAATGATAAATCTCAAATAGACAACGGAGAAACAAAGGAAGAATCCAAAAATGATATTTACAGCGAACTGTTTAGGATCGGGCCAAGCAATCTTAGAAAATCTCTTAACAGCGATCCAAGTGCGATTATCCTGCTTCTGCAAGCGACCTTTGAAGACGACATTGGGAGCCTTCTCACCGCTTTCGGAAACGATGAAGTCAGGGCTAAAGTTATTCGTAGCAGCTTTGAGGTCAGCGAGGGGAAACTCGCTGAAAGATACGGCGATTTCAGAAGCGCCGGTACTAGTGCTGGTGCCATTGGCAGGCTGAGAAGGATGGTGATTGTTGTTGCAGTTATTGTGGCCAGAAGAACCTAATTCCTCCGCCGAAGGTACTTGGAAGAAGGAAGATTGGCAACAACCCATAACTCGGTCACCGAGTTGAGTGAGTCGCCCCGTCCCTTCCCTTCCACCAAAAGAATAACACAATTCCTCTTGTTAGCGACAAGCCATAGATAAACGAGCCGAAGGAAGAAAGCGAGTTTTGAGTTTTGTTTCCACACTGACTCAGCGACTCAGCGTCCGTGTGGATGAGCAaaggggagagagagagagagatcagTACTTTTCtcagctttctctctctttcccaattgttttttttttttttttaattttccatttGCTCTTTGTTTCCACCTTTCTGCACTGACAAAAAACCTTTCTtgtcttctctttctttccCATTTCTCTCTTATTATTGACTTGTCCTTTTTACGtgattaagggtatttttgtcttCATGCttccaatatttttattttatttatttaaatttactttaatatacaattaatatataagTAACGGTGATATCCGTTGATTCGGAGAATGGAACGTCGAGGTTGATCTTGAGTCACATGAACACGATGAACAAGTGGTCAGAGAAGGGCTAAAATCAGGCATCCTTTTTCGATATTTAAATCGGTAAGATACTTAAAAAAGGTAAAGAGACTTGAAAGTAAAGTGTTTTTAGTATGTGATTACGTACCTTCTGATGTATGAGAAACGATAAATAGATAATTGAAATATACCTACTCTTGAGTAGCTTTTCCATATGTAAATGATTAATTGGTTTATGCTCTATGCGTCTTGTTGGttccgtgtaacgtgacaatattagttccaaggggggttaggaactatttaaaaaaattcacgcTAAGGCTGacttgttttttcttttaagaCTTTAACTTAGTCTTTTTAGCACAGTGGTACTGAGTAAGTTTTAGGTACAAgtttagtcaactggtgactaagactgcttctattcttgagtcaggagataacacttaagtctattcctgaactcagctccttagttcactcaactcagcttatgttctttttagtgTTTTACTTAGCAGTAttttagcaagcaatatataaaggagttaagggttagaaagatattactcagcagacgtatcctggttcggcctctccgcctacgtccagtccccggaattccttccgagcttttcgaatcctctactgagctctttaaattTAGAGCataaaccttttacaatagcaactgagtatataagaataccttcctctattcctctactcaatcctatttctaccgctgagtgctataaccgagcaactcagcgTCTCCTTTCTATTATTCTAGAAATAATAAAGTGTTGTTCTAAACAAAagctaagaacactttagatgattaaatcactctagacttttacacgatgattgaagttggtgtaagatttgttttgcttttctaatacagaacttcgaataatgatttggtcagcgttttgacttgatgaagatctgcatcgagtgaagcatttgagaggcctatttatagtgacacttgaggcaccggtcatttcgaatttcaaaataaccgttggagggaaacggcttcctgtcgctttcactcagtcagtgctcagcgtcttcggccaatgatattcttgtatcttctgtcttcggcagtgctcagaTGCTTTTCGTCAGGCTGGTCAGAGTGTCtctacatttttggcaaagtcttccaaacagcttcctgtgtcttctgaactttacccaaagtagaaatactttgtctccaagtttgttcaggtcagccgatgacctgacttccttgtcacacaactcagcagcttcgacTTGAAGCTTTTAgggaaggcttctcgatccttctctttgcTGAGCTTGCGTTTCATTCAGCTTCAGCCGCGTTTTGATCTGTTTGGGCCGTGTGGCTTTGATTCGTTGACTTggtcttgactttctcttgtgggcttttgggccttgTTCATTTAATGTCTTGAAtcttataattacaattaactcaacattgaacaaacacattagtataaataaatcaaagcatttaaatttaacgtgttagaatatttttatcatggtgatttaattctacttaaataattttgtcaaatcaaaatcatgtggaaaggtgtttcaacacgtcTTTCCCTTTTTCTGATTTTTACGGCCTGACATTGGGATTAGGAGTGTATTTTTGGAATCCGCCCTTATCATCGGTCGGAATGAAGCGGACACTGAGAAATCCACTTTGAATTTGTTCATGAACAAAATGATAATCAAGCTTAGTGTGTTTTATTCGAGCATGAAACACCGGATTTGAAGTTAAATAGATGGCCCTAGCATTATCACACCAAAGTTGAACAGATGTCGGAGTGGAGATCCCAAGCCCGAGAGCAAGGATCGAATCCATAAGAGTTCAGATGTAGCATTGGCAACAACTTTATATTCACTTTCAATGGAGGAGCGAGCAATTGTGGGTTGTTTACGAGTCTACCAGGAGACAATGGTCGTGCCAAGATAAACATAGAATGCACCCGTCGATCTTTTATCATCAGGGCACCCAACCCAATCATTGTCAGAGTAACAGTGAATGTGATATATAGGTTTAGCAGACATGACTATTCCAAAATTAGATGTGCCTTGAATGTAACGAAGGACACGTTTGACACTTTTCCAATGCTCATTAGTGGGACAATGGAGAAATTAACACAACTTATTGACAGCAAACGCAATGTCAGGACAAAGTTAAATGCTGAAGTGCTCTATGCTTATGTATTCATCACTAGAAGCCAAACTAGTGCCAAGATCCTCGAAGAGAGTTGGGCTAGTAGCCATGGGTGTTAATGTGGGTTTAGAGTCAATCATTTTAACCTTATCAAGAATGTTAGCCACATACTTGGCCTGACACATATGAATGTTGTCCTTCTCATACTGAATCTCAATTCCCAGAAAGTACTCTGCCTTACCTGGATTTCAAATGAGGAATTCTCATTCAATGGATGCAATGGTGCTAATAACGTGGGTAGGAACATTCCTAGTGATGATGATATCATCCATATAACAAAATATGTAAGTCTTCTTAGTTTCTGTACGTCGGATGAATAAGAGTCAACTTGTGACATCTTGAAACTAAGCGAGAGTAAGAATGTTTAAAGATGGGTGAACCATTCACGTGGCACCTATTTTAATCCATAAAGACTCTTTCCTAGAAGACAAACATGCCATGGCTTGTCATGATCATTTTATAGAAGACAAACATGTTTGGCTTTTATTGTGAAAAAATTGGTCGCATGCAATCTCATTTTCTACAGTTCAAGCAGGACTTGAAGAGTCTATAAGGAATGATGATGGAAAATTTGGTGATTCCTCTACTAATGTGGTTGAAGTCGGTGATTTTTTGTTGACTACTATGAATGATCTTGTTCAAGGTCATTCTGACTAGGTGTTGGATTCTGTTATTAATATATTTGGAGTGATCgagcttattttgacattttTAGAGGTAGATGAAGATTTTGGTTACACCTATAATAAGAGAAGTTCAAAGATGAAGATTGAAGGCATTAGAAGCGTTCTTATAAAGCTCAACAATAATATTGTTAAAACATTTGTTGATGTGAAGTTTGTACCTAGTGTTAAAGCCAACATAATTTCTTTAGGTGGATTTGCTTTTTGTGTACTGTCACAAAAAATAATCAGACGACATGAAAACAAATCTTTGTCATGTatattgtgtcatgtgaaagggaaaatggca of the Euphorbia lathyris chromosome 7, ddEupLath1.1, whole genome shotgun sequence genome contains:
- the LOC136235463 gene encoding serine/threonine-protein kinase BSK1-like encodes the protein MGCCQSSFFQVPSAEELGSSGHNNCNNNHHPSQPANGTSTSTGASEIAVSFSEFPLADLKAATNNFSPDFIVSESGEKAPNVVFKGRLQKQDNRTWIAVKRFSKIAWPDPKQFADEAWGVGKLRHKRLANLIGYCCDGDERLLVAEFMPNDTLAKHLFHWENQTIEWAMRLRVALYIAEALEYCRSEGRPLYHDLNAYRVLFDENGDPRLSCFGLMKNSRDGKSYSTNLAYTPPEYLRNGRVTPESVTFSFGTVLLDLLSGKHIPPSHALDMIRGKNILLLMDSHLEGNFSTEEATVVFDLASKCLQYEPRERPNTKDLVATVAPLQNKPDTPSYVMLGIPKHEEAPPTPQHPLSPMGDACSRMDLTAIHQILVMTHYKDDEGTNELSFQEWTQQMRDMLDARKRGDVAFRDKDFKTAIDCYSQFIDVGTMISPTVYARRSLCYLLCDQPDAALRDAMQAQCVYPDWSTAFYMQAVALAKLDMHKDAADMLNEAATLEEKRQRGGRGC